The following are from one region of the Polaribacter marinaquae genome:
- the pelA gene encoding pectate lyase: MDKSWEKIVNQKESNWFGTKEAKVIAENVLIYQRNIGGWPKNIQMQKPITKEKKEQLLLLKKSNKDVTTDNGATYQEMLYLSKVYRFRPDERYKKAFLKGLNYLLKAQYNNGGWPQFYPLKKGYYTHITYNDDSMVNILNVLKEIKDSTNYFSIQPSKDIIKKVEIAFNKGIECILKTQYKQNGVLTAWCAQHDRNTLLPVKARAYELPSLSGAESANIVLLLMRIEKPTKEIKQAIKSAVSWLKKTKITGLREDRIYNDKGKVISKKMVLDKNAPPIWARFMELDDNTPFFCDRDGIKKATLAEIGEERRNGYAWYKTFPQEVLDKYPSWKKKHIKKDKPTDSFNVIVAKDGSGDYYSIQEAINNSKAFPDKRITIFIRNGIYSEKVKLHKWNPKISLIGESKENTIITNNDYFSKIGLGRNSTFYTSTLLVEADNTILKNLTIKNTAGDIGQAIALTINSNEVAVINCNLLGNQDTLYTSGNGKQFYKDCFIEGTTDFIFGNATAYFYNCQINSKKDSYITAASTNKETKFGYVFSNCKLTAEKNVTKVYLGRPWRIHAKTVFINCILHKHIEPKGWHNWSKKEAEKTTFYAEFKNSGKGYQPKKRVKWSYQIKDSDVKKYTLKNVLGKHKKSSKKEWYEIL, from the coding sequence ATGGATAAATCTTGGGAAAAAATTGTGAACCAAAAAGAAAGCAACTGGTTTGGAACTAAAGAAGCTAAAGTAATTGCAGAAAATGTTTTAATATATCAAAGAAACATTGGTGGTTGGCCTAAAAATATACAAATGCAAAAGCCAATTACTAAAGAAAAAAAAGAGCAGTTATTGTTATTAAAAAAAAGTAATAAGGATGTAACGACAGACAATGGTGCTACTTATCAAGAAATGCTATACTTATCTAAGGTCTATAGATTTCGACCTGATGAAAGGTACAAAAAAGCGTTTTTAAAAGGGTTAAACTATTTGTTAAAAGCACAATATAATAATGGAGGCTGGCCACAATTTTATCCTTTAAAAAAAGGATACTATACACACATTACCTATAATGATGATTCTATGGTAAACATTCTTAATGTATTAAAAGAAATAAAAGACAGCACTAATTATTTTTCGATTCAACCATCCAAAGATATTATTAAAAAAGTTGAAATAGCCTTTAATAAAGGCATTGAATGTATTTTAAAAACCCAATACAAACAAAATGGTGTATTGACAGCATGGTGTGCTCAACATGATAGAAACACCTTACTACCAGTAAAAGCCAGAGCGTATGAATTACCTTCTTTAAGCGGTGCTGAATCTGCAAATATTGTTTTATTATTAATGCGTATTGAGAAACCAACCAAAGAGATAAAACAAGCCATAAAAAGTGCTGTTTCTTGGTTAAAAAAAACAAAAATTACTGGATTGCGTGAAGATAGAATTTATAATGATAAAGGAAAAGTAATCAGTAAAAAAATGGTTTTAGATAAAAATGCTCCTCCAATTTGGGCTCGTTTTATGGAACTAGATGATAATACCCCTTTTTTCTGTGATAGAGATGGAATAAAAAAAGCAACACTTGCTGAAATTGGCGAAGAACGAAGAAATGGTTATGCATGGTATAAAACTTTTCCTCAAGAAGTACTAGATAAATATCCTTCTTGGAAAAAAAAACATATTAAAAAAGACAAACCTACTGATAGTTTTAATGTGATTGTAGCTAAAGATGGTAGTGGAGATTATTATAGTATTCAAGAAGCCATCAATAATTCTAAAGCTTTTCCAGATAAAAGGATTACTATTTTTATTAGAAACGGAATTTACTCTGAAAAAGTAAAACTCCATAAATGGAATCCAAAAATATCTTTAATAGGCGAAAGCAAAGAAAATACCATTATTACAAACAACGATTATTTTAGTAAAATTGGTCTTGGTAGAAATAGTACATTTTACACATCGACTCTTTTAGTTGAAGCAGATAATACAATTCTAAAAAACTTAACAATTAAAAACACAGCTGGAGATATTGGACAAGCAATAGCATTAACAATAAACTCTAATGAAGTTGCAGTAATAAACTGCAATCTTTTAGGCAATCAAGATACGTTATATACCTCTGGTAATGGCAAGCAATTTTATAAAGATTGTTTTATAGAAGGTACCACTGATTTTATCTTTGGTAATGCTACTGCATATTTTTACAACTGCCAAATTAATAGTAAAAAAGATTCATATATTACAGCAGCATCAACAAATAAAGAAACAAAATTTGGTTACGTTTTTAGCAATTGTAAATTAACTGCTGAGAAAAATGTGACTAAAGTTTATTTAGGAAGACCATGGCGTATTCATGCAAAAACAGTATTTATAAATTGTATTCTACACAAACATATTGAACCTAAAGGTTGGCACAATTGGTCTAAAAAAGAAGCTGAAAAGACTACATTTTATGCAGAATTTAAAAACTCTGGAAAAGGTTATCAACCTAAAAAAAGAGTAAAATGGTCTTATCAAATAAAGGATTCAGATGTAAAGAAATATACATTAAAAAACGTTTTAGGAAAACATAAAAAATCATCAAAAAAAGAATGGTATGAAATACTTTAA
- the kduI gene encoding 5-dehydro-4-deoxy-D-glucuronate isomerase, translated as MSNYKTRYASNPQSVKNYNTEELRSEFLIENVLKEDNIEWIYSHYDRFMVAGVVPIKSTVTLETIDPLKSTYFLERRELGIINIGGTGAVYVDGKKNSLAHKEALYVGQGNKEIVFESEDSKKPAQFYLNSTPAHKAFPVKKIGADDVEVIELGSPETANARTLRKYIVNSVVDVCQLQMGMTTIKTGSSWNTMPAHVHDRRMEVYFYFEVPKDQAVCHFMGQPKETRHIWMADGEAVISPPWSIHSGSGTSSYSFIWGMAGENLDYGDMDVCKINELR; from the coding sequence ATGTCAAATTACAAAACAAGATACGCGTCTAATCCGCAATCAGTAAAAAACTATAATACAGAAGAATTGCGAAGTGAATTCTTAATTGAAAATGTTCTAAAAGAAGACAATATAGAGTGGATATATTCTCATTACGATAGATTTATGGTGGCTGGTGTAGTACCAATTAAATCTACGGTAACATTAGAAACAATTGATCCTTTAAAGTCAACTTATTTTTTAGAAAGAAGAGAGTTGGGTATCATTAATATTGGTGGTACTGGTGCTGTTTATGTTGATGGAAAAAAAAACTCACTAGCTCATAAAGAAGCTTTATATGTAGGTCAAGGTAACAAAGAAATTGTTTTTGAGAGCGAAGATTCAAAAAAACCAGCTCAATTTTACTTAAACTCAACACCTGCTCATAAAGCATTTCCTGTTAAAAAAATAGGAGCTGATGATGTAGAAGTAATAGAATTAGGGTCGCCAGAAACTGCAAACGCTAGAACCTTAAGAAAATATATTGTAAATAGTGTTGTAGATGTTTGCCAATTACAAATGGGAATGACTACTATAAAAACAGGAAGTAGCTGGAACACTATGCCTGCTCACGTTCATGATAGACGTATGGAAGTTTATTTCTATTTTGAAGTGCCAAAAGACCAGGCAGTTTGTCATTTTATGGGGCAACCAAAAGAAACACGTCATATTTGGATGGCAGATGGCGAAGCTGTTATTTCTCCACCTTGGTCTATTCATTCAGGATCAGGAACTTCTAGCTATTCATTTATTTGGGGAATGGCAGGAGAAAACTTAGATTATGGAGATATGGATGTATGTAAAATAAACGAATTAAGATAG
- a CDS encoding gluconate 5-dehydrogenase: MSIDLFDLKGKVALITGATHGLGMAMAKGLGHAGAILIINGASSQEKLDNAVAAYKTKGLNAFGYLFDVTDEAKVIENIKKIETEVGVIDILVNNAGIIKRTPLEEMEVVDFEQVLKVDLVSPFIVSKHVVKGMIGRKAGKIINICSMMSELGRNTVGAYAAAKGGLKMLTKNMATEWSKYNIQVNGIGPGYFATSQTAPIRVDGHPFNDFIVSRTPAGRWGNPEDLQGATIFLASKASDFVSGQIVYVDGGILATIGKPSNED, from the coding sequence ATGTCAATAGATTTATTTGATTTAAAAGGCAAAGTAGCGCTAATTACTGGGGCAACTCATGGTTTAGGTATGGCCATGGCTAAAGGTTTAGGTCATGCAGGAGCTATATTGATAATTAATGGTGCTTCTTCTCAAGAAAAGTTAGACAATGCTGTTGCAGCCTATAAAACTAAAGGTTTAAATGCTTTTGGTTATTTATTTGATGTTACAGATGAAGCTAAAGTAATTGAGAATATTAAAAAAATAGAAACTGAAGTTGGTGTTATTGATATTCTAGTGAATAATGCTGGAATTATTAAAAGAACACCTTTAGAAGAAATGGAAGTTGTAGATTTTGAACAAGTATTAAAAGTAGATTTAGTGAGTCCTTTTATTGTGTCAAAACATGTTGTAAAAGGTATGATTGGCAGAAAAGCTGGTAAAATTATCAACATTTGCTCAATGATGAGTGAGTTAGGTAGAAATACTGTTGGTGCATATGCAGCAGCAAAAGGAGGCTTAAAAATGTTAACCAAAAACATGGCAACTGAATGGTCTAAATACAACATACAAGTAAATGGTATTGGACCTGGTTATTTTGCAACATCGCAAACAGCACCAATTCGTGTTGATGGGCATCCTTTTAATGATTTTATAGTTAGTAGAACTCCTGCTGGAAGATGGGGGAATCCAGAAGACTTACAGGGAGCAACCATATTTTTAGCCTCTAAAGCAAGTGATTTTGTAAGCGGGCAAATAGTTTATGTAGATGGAGGCATTTTAGCAACCATAGGAAAACCATCAAATGAAGATTAA
- the uxaC gene encoding glucuronate isomerase: MSKHFIHDNFLLENKYAEELYHNYSKQQPIIDYHNHLSPQLIAEDKVFDNLTQVWINGDHYKWRAMRTLGINEKFITGDASDKDKFLSWSKTVPYTMRNPLYHWTHLELARYFGVYDLLNEKSAEKIYEEVSAKVKTKAYSTQNLLRKVNAEYVCTTEDPTDTLEFHQQIKKDKSDIKVGTSFRPDKAILISNDGYNEYINELGKVANISINTFDDLCGALKNRIDFFDKNGCSVCDHGLDQIYFEKFTENEVKAIFKKKREGKNLTKEEALKFQSAILIFLAETYHQYGWVQQFHLGALRNNNKRMLDVLGPDTGWDSIGDYPQAHKLSAFLNALDSKDKLTKTIIYNLNPADNEVMATMIGNFNDGSVRGKVQFGSGWWFLDQKDGMTKQLNALSNMGLISCFIGMLTDSRSFLSFPRHEYFRRILCNLLGDEIKRGELPKEEMQWIGNMVADISYNNAKEYFKI, from the coding sequence ATGAGTAAACATTTTATACACGATAATTTTCTACTAGAAAATAAATATGCTGAAGAGTTATATCATAATTACTCGAAGCAGCAACCTATTATAGATTATCACAATCACTTATCACCCCAATTAATTGCAGAAGATAAAGTGTTTGATAACTTAACCCAAGTATGGATCAATGGCGATCATTACAAATGGCGTGCAATGCGTACTTTAGGAATTAATGAAAAGTTTATTACAGGTGATGCATCAGATAAAGATAAATTTTTAAGTTGGTCGAAAACAGTGCCTTATACCATGCGTAATCCATTGTATCATTGGACCCATTTAGAATTGGCACGTTATTTTGGTGTATATGATTTATTAAATGAAAAATCAGCAGAAAAAATCTATGAAGAAGTTTCTGCAAAAGTAAAAACAAAAGCATACAGTACTCAAAATTTACTTAGAAAAGTAAATGCAGAATATGTTTGTACAACTGAAGACCCAACTGACACATTAGAATTTCATCAACAAATAAAAAAAGATAAATCAGATATTAAAGTTGGTACCTCTTTTAGACCTGATAAAGCCATTTTAATTTCTAATGATGGTTATAACGAGTATATTAATGAGCTTGGAAAAGTGGCAAATATCAGCATAAATACCTTTGATGATTTATGTGGTGCTTTAAAAAATAGAATCGACTTTTTTGATAAAAATGGATGTAGCGTTTGCGACCATGGTTTAGATCAAATTTATTTTGAAAAATTTACAGAGAATGAAGTAAAAGCTATCTTTAAAAAGAAAAGAGAAGGTAAGAATTTAACAAAAGAGGAAGCTTTAAAATTCCAAAGTGCTATTTTAATTTTCTTAGCAGAAACTTACCATCAATATGGCTGGGTACAACAATTTCATTTAGGCGCGTTAAGAAATAATAACAAAAGAATGTTAGATGTTTTAGGCCCTGATACAGGTTGGGATTCTATTGGAGATTACCCACAAGCCCATAAATTATCAGCATTTTTAAATGCATTAGATAGTAAAGATAAATTAACAAAAACAATTATATATAACCTAAATCCAGCTGATAATGAAGTAATGGCAACTATGATTGGTAACTTTAACGATGGTAGTGTAAGAGGTAAAGTACAATTTGGTTCTGGTTGGTGGTTTTTAGATCAAAAAGATGGAATGACCAAACAATTAAACGCCTTGTCTAACATGGGGTTAATTAGTTGTTTTATTGGAATGTTAACAGATTCTAGAAGTTTCTTATCTTTTCCAAGACATGAGTACTTTAGACGAATACTTTGTAACCTTTTAGGGGATGAAATTAAAAGAGGCGAATTGCCAAAAGAAGAAATGCAATGGATTGGTAATATGGTTGCAGATATAAGTTACAATAATGCCAAAGAGTATTTTAAAATATAA